The following proteins are encoded in a genomic region of Acetobacter oryzoeni:
- the aroB gene encoding 3-dehydroquinate synthase, with product MSSRISSPHSETTDPPPIPLDLERVSRNHGSGIIPFGRSIVLVGLMGAGKTTIGRPLATRLGLPFVDADVEIERAAGCSIADVFRLYGEAAFRDGERRVIRRLLEGPPMVLATGGGAFMDSTTRTLVRERAVSIWLRCPLPVLVRRVSGRTHRPLLNTTSPREVLENLMAIRHPVYAEADIIVDCGDNNVEHTTTRVMEALALSRRPLRLPVTLAHTSYDVVIGTNLISRAGALLAPVLPQKNVVIITDENVAPRYLHQLETALAETGITSRSLRVPPGEQTKCLEMYKKLTDNILEHGIERRTSIIALGGGVVGDLAGFVAATTLRGLPFVQIPTTLLSQVDSSVGGKTGINTRWGKNLLGAFHQPLCVLADVSTLATLPRRELVAGYAEIVKSGLIGDEALFAWCEENGAAVLDQDPEALAMAVQQACAFKARVVAADEREQQKNNGRALLNLGHTFGHALEAELGYDGRLLHGEAVSIGLNLAFALSVRLGLCPRADMERVNRHLEALGMPAHIRDLPHTFRTQDLMAHMQRDKKMQDGRLSFVLAHGIGQAFTTRDVPAAAVRDVLEADGSVA from the coding sequence ATGTCATCACGTATCTCTTCTCCCCACTCCGAAACAACGGACCCACCACCCATTCCGCTTGATCTGGAACGGGTCAGCCGTAACCATGGTTCTGGCATTATTCCCTTTGGCCGCAGCATCGTGCTTGTAGGCCTTATGGGAGCAGGAAAAACCACCATTGGCCGCCCCCTTGCCACCCGGCTGGGGCTGCCATTTGTGGATGCCGATGTAGAAATAGAACGCGCAGCCGGCTGTTCTATTGCAGATGTTTTTCGCCTCTATGGTGAAGCCGCCTTTCGTGATGGAGAGCGGCGGGTAATTCGCAGGTTGCTGGAAGGCCCGCCCATGGTGCTGGCCACTGGCGGCGGTGCGTTTATGGATTCCACCACCCGCACCCTGGTGCGTGAGCGTGCAGTATCCATCTGGCTGCGATGCCCCCTGCCCGTGCTGGTGCGCCGCGTAAGCGGGCGCACGCACCGCCCTCTGCTGAACACGACATCCCCGCGTGAAGTGCTGGAAAATCTTATGGCCATCCGCCATCCGGTTTATGCCGAGGCAGATATTATTGTTGATTGTGGAGACAACAACGTGGAGCACACAACCACGCGCGTTATGGAAGCCCTTGCCCTTTCGCGCCGCCCGTTAAGGTTACCTGTCACCTTGGCGCATACATCTTATGATGTGGTGATCGGCACGAATCTGATTAGCCGCGCGGGTGCCTTGCTGGCCCCGGTACTGCCTCAGAAAAACGTGGTCATCATTACGGATGAAAACGTGGCCCCGCGCTATCTGCATCAGTTGGAAACCGCTTTGGCGGAAACCGGCATTACATCCCGCAGCCTGCGCGTGCCGCCGGGGGAACAGACCAAGTGTCTGGAGATGTATAAAAAGCTGACAGACAACATTCTGGAGCACGGCATAGAACGCCGCACCAGTATTATTGCGCTGGGCGGCGGCGTGGTGGGGGATCTGGCCGGATTCGTGGCTGCAACCACCCTGCGCGGGCTGCCCTTTGTGCAGATTCCCACCACATTGCTCTCTCAGGTCGATTCTTCAGTTGGTGGCAAAACGGGCATCAACACCCGCTGGGGCAAGAATCTGTTGGGGGCATTCCATCAGCCACTTTGCGTGCTGGCAGATGTATCCACCCTTGCAACCCTGCCGCGCCGCGAGTTGGTGGCCGGTTATGCCGAAATTGTGAAGTCCGGCCTCATTGGGGACGAAGCACTGTTTGCATGGTGTGAAGAAAACGGCGCCGCCGTGCTGGATCAGGACCCAGAAGCGCTGGCAATGGCTGTACAGCAAGCTTGCGCCTTCAAAGCCCGTGTTGTGGCAGCAGATGAGCGCGAGCAGCAAAAAAACAATGGCCGTGCCCTGCTCAATCTGGGCCACACATTTGGCCACGCACTGGAAGCCGAACTGGGTTACGATGGCCGCCTTTTGCATGGCGAGGCCGTTTCCATCGGCCTGAATCTGGCTTTTGCGCTTTCCGTCCGTCTGGGCCTGTGCCCGCGTGCAGACATGGAGCGTGTGAATCGCCATCTGGAAGCCTTGGGCATGCCCGCACATATCCGAGACCTGCCCCACACCTTCCGCACGCAGGATCTGATGGCCCATATGCAGCGCGACAAGAAGATGCAGGACGGGCGCCTTTCCTTTGTGCTGGCGCACGGAATCGGTCAGGCATTTACCACGCGGGATGTGCCCGCAGCAGCCGTGAGAGATGTGCTGGAAGCAGACGGAAGCGTGGCTTAA